One genomic window of Muntiacus reevesi chromosome 4, mMunRee1.1, whole genome shotgun sequence includes the following:
- the LOC136166151 gene encoding lysozyme C, kidney isozyme produces MKALLILGLLLLPVAAQGKLFERCELARTLKRFGMDGFRGVSLANWMCLARWESNYNTQATNYNSGDRSTDYGIFQINSHWWCNDGKTPGAVNACHIPCSVLLQDDITQAVACAKRVVSDPQGIRAWVAWRNRCQNQDLTSYIQGCGV; encoded by the exons ATGAAGGCTCTCCTTATCCTGgggcttctcctccttcctgttGCTGCCCAGGGCAAGCTCTTCGAGCGATGTGAGCTTGCCAGAACTCTGAAAAGATTTGGAATGGATGGCTTTAGAGGAGTCAGCCTGGCAAACT GGATGTGTTTGGCCAGATGGGAAAGCAATTACAACACACAAGCTACAAACTACAATAGTGGAGACAGAAGCACTGATTATGGGATATTTCAGATCAATAGCCACTGGTGGTGTAATGATGGCAAAACCCCAGGAGCAGTTAATGCCTGTCATATACCCTGCAGCG ttttgctgcAAGATGACATCACTCAAGCTGTAGCTTGTGCAAAGAGGGTTGTCAGTGATCCACAAGGCATTAGGGCatg GGTGGCCTGGAGAAATCGATGTCAAAACCAAGATCTCACGAGTTACATTCAGGGCTGTGGAGTGTAA